The DNA window GAGGTTAAACAGATTCTGATCCATGCCTCCGCTGGCCAGCTGCTGTACCTGATCGCTTTCTGCTTTCGCCTGGTTAAGGTCAAACTCTCTATCTTCAGCAATTTGAAATACTTCCTTTGATTTGCCACTCAGTACAATTCTGCCTTTTTCTTCAATCTTTAAAACCCCGTAGGTTTCAATATCTTTTTGTAAAAAATTCTGAACAGTAGCCTGTCTCAAAATTGTTTTCCAGTAATTATCTTTTTCTTCTTTTCCAAAGCCAAAATGACGATTCTGCTCCAATTTATAGGATTTTGTTACCGCAGTTTCCTTTCCTACGATTACAGAAATAATATCTTTGGCTTTAAATTTTTCACCTGTATCATTGATCAGTTCCAGGACCCTTTCGAGGTCGGCAGTTGCATCCTTTAGTTTTGGAGGATTTGAAGAGTTATCACACATGCTTGCTCCATCTCCGGTTACCGGATCGAAACTTTCTCCAAAATAGTATAGAATGTATTGTCTTCTGCTCATTGAGGTCTCCGCATAACCTACCACCTCATTCAAAAGTTGCAACCCGATTTCCCGCTCAGAAACAGGCTTTTGAGCCAGAAACTTTTCAAGCTTTTCAATATCCTTTGGATCATAGAATGCGAGACAATGACCTTCACCACCATCTCTTCCTGCTCTTCCGGTTTCCTGGTAATAGCTTTCAAGGGATTTCGGGAAGTCGTAATGGATAACAAAACGAACATCCGGTTTATCAATTCCCATCCCGAAAGCAATGGTTGCCACAATGACATCCACTTCTTCCATCAGAAACTTGTCCTGATTCGCTACCCTTACCTTTTGATCAAGACCTGCATGATAAGGAAGCGCATTGATTCCGTTTACCTGCAATAGCTGGGCAAATTCTTCAACTTTTCTACGGCTCAGGCAATATATAATTCCTGATTTTCCCTTATGTTGATTGATAAATCTAACGATCTCTTTATCTACATTAATTTTAGGACATACTTCATAATATAGATTAGGACGGTTGAAACTTTCTTTAAATACCAATGCATTCGTCATTCCCAATGTTTTCTGGATATCATCCTGGACTTTAGGAGTTGCGGTTGCCGTTAAAGCAATCACCGGCACACTGGCGATCCTGTCAATGATTTGTTTCAGATTCCTGTATTCAGGTCTGAAATCGTGCCCCCATTCTGAAATACAGTGGGCTTCGTCAATGGCAAAGAAAGAAATTTTAACGTCTTTCAAAAAGTCCAGATAATCATCTTTAATCAATGATTCAGGAGCTACATACAACAATTTGGTTTTTCCACTTCTAATATCGTCAAAAACCTGTTTTGTCTGTGTCTTGTTTAATGATGAATTCAATACATGTGCTACCCCATCTTCTGATGATAGGCCATTCACTGCATCAACCTGATTCTTCATTAACGCTATTAATGGCGAAACGACTATCGCGGTACCTTCCGAAATAAGTGCCGGAAGTTGATAACATAATGATTTACCACCACCTGTAGGCATCAAAACAAATATATCTTTCCCATTCAGGAGATTGTCTATGATTTGTTCTTGCTGACCTTTAAATGTAGAAAACCCAAAATACTTTTTCAATTCGCCTGATAAATTGGCTTTTTTTGCGCTCATCTAATTTTCTATTGCTAAATTTGCATCTAACCCAAAGTTATAAAAATTCTGCTTAAAATAAAAGCGAACGAATTTATAAAAAATAAAACTTATATTAAATTTTCTTTTTAAAATATAACGTTTTTTAAGAACTTTTTTGTATACCTATCAAAGTAAAATGGAGAGAACCAACATTATATCAATTGCTAAAAGTACTTTAGAAATTGAAATTTCAGAGCTTGAAAAATTAAAAAACAGAATTGATGACCAATTTGCCCGGGCAGTAGAGATCATTCATTCAGCAAATGGGAAGCTTATTGTGGTAGGAATTGGAAAATCTGCCCATGTTGGTAATAAAATTGTTGCCACTTTGAATTCTACCGGTACTCCTTCACAATTTCTTCATGCTTCTGAAGCTATTCACGGAGATTTGGGAGTTATTCAGAAGCAAGATGTCGTTTTATGTATCTCCAATTCAGGAAATTCTCCTGAAATTGCAAATCTGGTTCCTTATTTAAGAGATTATTCATCCGCTTTAATCGGAATGACAGGAAATAAAAGCAGTAAACTTGCCGAGTTTTCTGAAGTTATATTAGATACTCACGTAGATGTAGAGGCTTGTCCTAACAAACTGGCCCCTACCAGCTCCACCACTATTCAAATGGCTCTTGGTGATGCCCTGGCAGTGGCTTTAATGGAACTCAATGATTTTAAAGCAAATGATTTTGCCAAATTTCATCCCGGGGGAAGTTTAGGTAAAAATCTGACTTCGAAGGTAGAACAGTTTCTTTCTTCACAGAAACCTCAGGTAACAGAGGATGCTTCGATAAGAGACGTGATTATCTCGATCAGTGCCTCAAGCCATGGAATTACAGTAGTTGCCCGTGAGGAGGAGATTATCGGAGTCATTACAGACGGAGATTTAAGAAGAATGCTGATGAAAGGAGAAGACATCAGTAAAGTATCGGCTAAAGATATTATGTCTTTACATCCAAGAACTATTGAAAAAGAAGCGTTGGCTAAAGAAGCCATGAAAATTTTGAAAGAAAATAATATCGGACAGCTTGTGGTAACTGAAAATGGAAAATACTTCGGAATCATTGATCTGCATAAGTTGCTTGATGAAGGAATAAATTAACCACGTTGGTATGAATCACTTTCTGAAAGAACATATCAGTGAAATCATCCATCTGACTGATGATGAATTTGAAACAATACAATCACTTTTCGTAAAAAGGAAATTCAGGAAAAGACAGTTTCTTATACAGGAAAATCAGCCAGTAAAAGAAATATATCTGATAGAAAAGGGATTTATTAAAAGTAGTTTCATTGACAGCACAGGAAAAGAACATATTCTTCAGTTTGCAGCACCCAATTGGTGGATCTCAGATTTTGCGGCTTTCTTTAAACAGGATTTGTCGTCAGTAGCTGTAGATTGTATTGAAGATTCTGAAGTGTACGCTATATCTTATGAAAATCTAAATCATCTTTGTTCAAAAATTCCAAAGACAGAACATTTTTTCAGAATAAAATCCAATTTCGGATATGTAGCGTTGCAACAAAGAATTCTTTCATTAATGAGCAAAACCGCTAAAGAACGATATGAAGATTTTATAAAACAATATCCGGGCTTTATAGATCATATCCCCAAACAGCTTATAGCAAGCTATCTTGGGGTTTCAAGAGAAACGTTAAGCAGACTATATTCTTAGATGTGACCTGGGTCACATCTTTTTTTTGACCTATATCCTTATATCAACTGCCGGAAATTTCCAACCTTTGTATTATAAATTTTAAAACAAAAGCAATGAAAAAGAAAGCATTAATTGTAGTGACAAGTGTAGAAAAATACCCAAATATGGATCGTGCAACCGGGCTATGGCTGGGTGAAGCCGTTCATTTTTATGAAAAGCTGCATGAAAAAGGGTACGAAATTGA is part of the Chryseobacterium lactis genome and encodes:
- the recQ gene encoding DNA helicase RecQ, which translates into the protein MSAKKANLSGELKKYFGFSTFKGQQEQIIDNLLNGKDIFVLMPTGGGKSLCYQLPALISEGTAIVVSPLIALMKNQVDAVNGLSSEDGVAHVLNSSLNKTQTKQVFDDIRSGKTKLLYVAPESLIKDDYLDFLKDVKISFFAIDEAHCISEWGHDFRPEYRNLKQIIDRIASVPVIALTATATPKVQDDIQKTLGMTNALVFKESFNRPNLYYEVCPKINVDKEIVRFINQHKGKSGIIYCLSRRKVEEFAQLLQVNGINALPYHAGLDQKVRVANQDKFLMEEVDVIVATIAFGMGIDKPDVRFVIHYDFPKSLESYYQETGRAGRDGGEGHCLAFYDPKDIEKLEKFLAQKPVSEREIGLQLLNEVVGYAETSMSRRQYILYYFGESFDPVTGDGASMCDNSSNPPKLKDATADLERVLELINDTGEKFKAKDIISVIVGKETAVTKSYKLEQNRHFGFGKEEKDNYWKTILRQATVQNFLQKDIETYGVLKIEEKGRIVLSGKSKEVFQIAEDREFDLNQAKAESDQVQQLASGGMDQNLFNLLKELRKKVAKKHGIPPYTVFMDPSLEDMTVQYPVTVDEIAKIYGVGEGKAKKYGKEFADYIKTYVEDNNIERTQDMVLKQVANKSSHKVFIIQSTDKKIDLEDIARAKNLSMDELLKEMERIVYQGTKLNIDYYIEDNFDEDIVDGFMEFMNESESDSMKVLLDEFGDELSDEEVRMLRIKFISDVAN
- a CDS encoding KpsF/GutQ family sugar-phosphate isomerase, whose amino-acid sequence is MERTNIISIAKSTLEIEISELEKLKNRIDDQFARAVEIIHSANGKLIVVGIGKSAHVGNKIVATLNSTGTPSQFLHASEAIHGDLGVIQKQDVVLCISNSGNSPEIANLVPYLRDYSSALIGMTGNKSSKLAEFSEVILDTHVDVEACPNKLAPTSSTTIQMALGDALAVALMELNDFKANDFAKFHPGGSLGKNLTSKVEQFLSSQKPQVTEDASIRDVIISISASSHGITVVAREEEIIGVITDGDLRRMLMKGEDISKVSAKDIMSLHPRTIEKEALAKEAMKILKENNIGQLVVTENGKYFGIIDLHKLLDEGIN
- a CDS encoding Crp/Fnr family transcriptional regulator; amino-acid sequence: MNHFLKEHISEIIHLTDDEFETIQSLFVKRKFRKRQFLIQENQPVKEIYLIEKGFIKSSFIDSTGKEHILQFAAPNWWISDFAAFFKQDLSSVAVDCIEDSEVYAISYENLNHLCSKIPKTEHFFRIKSNFGYVALQQRILSLMSKTAKERYEDFIKQYPGFIDHIPKQLIASYLGVSRETLSRLYS